The window CTGCGGCAGCGCCGCCCGGAGCAGGCCGCCGGCCTTGCCGGGGACCTCGTCGACCCGGTCGGCGAGGGTGGCCAGCGAGCCGTACTCGGCGACCCACTTGGCCGCGGTCTTCTCGCCCACCCCGGGGATGTTCGGCAGGTTGTCCGACGGGTCGCCCCGCAGGGCCGCGAAATCCGGATACTGCGCCGGACTCAGCGCGTACTTCGCCTGCACCGACTCCGGGGTGAACCGGGTCATGTCCGAGACGCCCTTGACCGGGTACAGCACGGTCACGTCGGGGGTCACCAGCTGGATGGCGTCGCGGTCGCCGGTACAGATCCGCACCGTCATGCCCTGTGCGGTGGCGTGGGTGGTGAGCGTGGCGATGACGTCGTCGGCCTCGAAGTTGACCGCCGTCAGGGACGGGATCCGCAGGGCGTTGAGCACCTCGCGGACCAGCTCGACCTGGCCCTTGAACTCGTTCGGCGCGCTGGACCGGTTGGCCTTGTAGGCGACGAACTCCTCGCTGCGCCAGGTCTGCCGCGACAGGTCGAAGGCGACGGCGACGTGGGTGGGCCGTTCGTCCCGCAAGAGGTTGAGCAGCATGGAGGTGAAGCCGTACACGGCGTTGGTGTGCTGGCCGCTGCTGGTGGCGAACTTCTCCGCCGGCAGTGCGTAGAAGGCGCGGTAGGCCAGTGAGTGACCGTCGAGCAGCAGCAGCGTCGGTTTCCCCGCGGCGCCGCCGTAGGGGCCGACCGGACCGGGTTTCAGGGTGGGAGCACTCACGGGCACCACTCTAGGGTCGGGGTCCGACAGTCACCGCCGTGGCGGCGGAACCCGCCCACCCGGCCCGCCCACCCCGCCCGTACCGGCCGCGGCCGGTGGACCGCGAGTCGGGACGTAGCCTTCCCTCGTCCGCCCGCCGCGGGCGGACGACGACCTTCCGGACAGCGAGGACGACGATGACCGACTTCACCAGCCTGGGTACCGGCGAGCTCGCCGCGAAGTTGGGGATCGTCGTCACCGAGCACACGGCGGCGCGGACCTCGGGGACCATGCCCGTGGCCGGGAACCGGCAGCCGTTCGGGCTGCTGCACGGCGGTGCCTCGGCCGTGCTGGCCGAGACCCTGGGCAGTGTGCACGCAGCCCTTGTCGCCCCGGCCGGCCGGATGGCCGTCGGCACCGACCTGAACTGCACCCACCACCGCGCGATGAGCACCGGGACCGTGTTCGGCGTGAGCACGCCGGCGCACATCGGCCGGGCGGTGGCCAGCTTCGAGATCGTCATCTCCGACGAGAACCACCGACGGATCTGCACCGCCCGGTTGACCTGCGCCTACATCGACGCCGGCCGCGCCCGTCCGGCACCCGCGCCGCCGACCGGCTGAGTCGACGCCACCGGTCTGAGGTGCTCCGCGGGCGCGGAATTAGGGAGGTCTCCCGATGCCCACCGCTACCTCAGCGGCCGAGGCTCGAGGACATGTTGATGAGTCCCGAAGCCACCGTCCACGCCGAGATCCAACGTCGCCTGGAGCTGGCCGGCGCACACCGCCGGTACCGCCCCGTCCGCGCCCGGCGCCCCCGGTCCCGACTGCGGGCACTGTGGGACCGCGTGCTCCGCTCCCCACACCCGCCGGCGCCGGCGGTCCTGGCCACCGCCGGTCGACACCACCTGCCGGTGCCGCCGACCGCCGTCCCCCACTGACCGGGCCGGACGGGCCGCGGCACTGGCCACTGTCGGTGGGCTGCGCCATGATCCCGTCATGGCTGAACCGGCATCCGTCCAGCGACCGGCCGCGCGGTCGGCGGTGACGCCGCTGCTCGGTCGTCGGCCGGAGCTGCGACGACTCCTGGAAGCGAGTGGTGTCGAGCCCGGGGGTGTGCCGGCCGCGGTGCTCCTCAGCGGCGACGCCGGGATCGGCAAGACGCGTCTGCTCGAGGAGGCGGTCGTGCGCGCCGCGGGCGCGGGACACCTCGCGCTGGTCGGGCACTGCCTGGATCTCGGTGACGACGCCATGCCCTACCAACCCTTCATCGAGGCGTTCGGTTCGCTGGACGCCGCGCAGAGCGACGAGATCGTGCACCGCCTCCCGGCGCTGGACGCCCTGCTGCCCGCCCGGGCCGGATCGGACGAACGGCGGGGCGGTGTCGACCGGACGGCGCTGTTCGCCGCCATCGCGGCGGCCCTGGACCATCTCGCCGGCACCCAGCCGCTGCTGCTGGTGGTGGAGGACGCGCACTGGGCCGACGGTTCGACGCGGCAGCTGCTGCGGTTCCTGCTCGCCCAACGATTCGTCGCCCCCGTGCACCTGGTGATCAGCTACCGATCCGACGATCTGCACCGCCGCCACCCCCTGCGCGAATCGGTCGCCGAGTGGACCCGGATGCCGCACGTCGAGCGGCTGGAACTCAGTCCGCTCGCCGATGACGACATTGCCGCGCTGGTCCGCGCCCGGGGCGTACCGCCGTCCGGGGAAGAGCTGCGGACGATGGTCCGGCGGGCGGCCGGCAACGCGTTCTACGCCGAGGAGCTGCGCGACGCCGACGCCGGCGGCGGACTGCCAGCGACGCTGGCGGATCTGCTGCTGGTCCGGGTCGACCGCCTGGACGAAGCGGCCACCGCGGTGGCGAAGGCGGTCGCCTGCGCCGGTGCCCGGCCCGGGGAGTCACTGCTCGCCGAGGTCACCGGTCTCGTCGACGGGGACCTCGACCGTGCCCTGCACGCCGCGATCGACCAGAAGGTGCTGGTGAGCGACCGGCGTGGCGGCTACCGGTTCCGCCATGCCCTGCTCGCGGAAGCCGTCCACGACGATCTGCTGCCGGGCGAGCGCCGCCGCCTGCACCGCCGCTACCTCGACGCGCTGCTGCAGGCGGTCCCGCCGGCACCGGCCGCCGAGATCGCACTGCACGCCCACGCTGCCGACGATCCCGCGGTGGCCTTCTCCGCCGACGTCCGCGCGGGCGACGAGGCCGTCCGGGTCGGCGGACACGACGAGGCCTCCCGGCACTACCACCGTGCGCTGACCGTCGCCGCGCACGCGCCGCCGGGCACCGATCTGATCGACGTGGTGGTGGCGGCAGGCGACGCACTGGTGGCGGCGGGGGCGCTGCGGACCGCCGCCAACTTCTTCCGCGAGCACCTGGACCGGCTGCCCGCCGACGACGTGGCGGGCCGGGGCCGCCTGCTGCTGGGAGCGGGCAACACGGCCTACTACGCCGATATGGACGACGCCGCCGACCGTGCCAGCGCCGCGGCGATGCAGATCGTCTCGGCCGAACCGGGCCTGCTCCGGGCCCGGGTCGAGGCGTTGCGCGCCCGCGTGCTGTCCGGGGTGCGGCGCGACCGGGAAGCCGTCGCGGTCGCCGAGCACGCGTTGGCGATGGCCGAGACGCTGGGCTCCGGCGAGGTGGTCGCCGACGCGGCCACGACGCTGGCCCGGCTGGCCGCCCGCGGTGGCGGTGACCGCGCGCTCATCCGGCGGCGGTTCGACACGCTGGTCGCCGACTCCCGCGCCGAGGGTCACGTGCTGGGCGAGTTGCGCGGGCTGCACCAGCTGGCGTTCGTGCACTACGCCGACGGTGACCTCGACGAGGCGGGACGGCTGTTCCGGGCCGCGATGCACCGGGCCGAGGAGACGGGATGGCGGTGGGGGCCGTACGGCTTCGACGGGCGGGTGTTCGCCGCCGTGGTCGACCACATCCGGGGTCGGTGGGACGACGTGCTCGCGCTGACCACCGTCGGACCCGACGTACCGCCGCTCGGACGGGCACTGCTGCGCGCGGTGGCGTTGCTGGTCGCCGCCGGTCGCGGCGACACGGCCGCGCTGGGCGACGGCCGGGAGTTGCAGGCCCTGTGGGATCAGGACGTCACCCTGGCCGTCCACAGTGCCGCCGGGTTGATCGACCTGTTCGGCGACGCCGGCGATCTCGCGGCCGCCGAACAGGTCCACGACGACCTGGTCACGGTGATGACCGACGTGTGGCACGACGCTTGCTTCCACGCCCGGATCCGCAACGCGGCGCTGTTGCTCGGCCAGTTCGCCCGGGTCGTCGAGCGCCTCCCCCGGGTCGAGCAGCTCCGTGTCGTCGAGCGTGCCGCCGCTGCCGAGCAGCAGGTGCAGGCCATGCTGGACGGCGACGCCACCCTCGGGGTCGAGGCGGTCGCGTGGGCCGGTCGGGTGCACGCCGAGGCGGACCGGTTGCGGTGGCTGGCCAACCGCGGCGCGCCGCCACCAGCGGAGCTCGAACGGCGGTGGCGGTCGTCCGTCGACGACTTCGACCGCTTCGGCAACGTCCACGAACGGGCCCGCTCGCAGACCCGCCTCGCGGCGGTGCTGCTGGCCGCCGGTCGCACCGCGGAAGCCGGGACCGTCCTGGACGCCGCCCGCCGGACCGCGCAGGCGGTCCGCGCCCATCCGCTGCTGGCCGAGATCGACCGCCTGACAGGCACTCTCGAACCCGGCACCCGGGCGCTCACCACCCGCGAGCGCGAGGTGCTGGCCCAGGTGGCGCGGGGCCGCAGCAACGGCGACATCGCCGCCCGGTTGTTCATCTCCACCAAGACCGTGTCGGTGCACGTCTCCAACATCCTGGCGAAGCTGGGTGCCACCAGCCGTACCGAGGCGGCGGCGATCGCGCGTGACCGGGGCCTGCTGGACCCGTGACGCGGCTCTGCGGGAAACCGGATCCGGCTGGCGGCAACGGATGTCGTCCGACCGGGGCAGGACGGCCGGCGGCGGGCGGCCGGGGGCAGGACAGGGACGACGAGCGGCGGGCAGCCGGGGCGGAACGGCCGGGGCAGGACGACGGGCGTCCGGCGGCCGGGTCGGACGGGCCGCGGGCGGCGGGGCGGAGGACGACCGACGGCGGGCGACGGCGGGGCGGCGGGGCAGAGCGGCCGGCGGCGGACCGACCCCGGCAGAACGGCCGGCGGCGGGCGCCGGCGGCGGCCAGCGGCAGGACGGCCGGCGGCGGACCGACCCCGGCAGGACGGCAGGCGGCGGGCTGCGGGGCGGCCGGGGCCAGGACGGCCGGCGGCCGGCCGCACGGTCACAGGCGGGCGGCCGCCCGCACGGTCACAGGCCGGCGACCAGCGCGGCGACCTCGTCGGCGCATCCCCAGGACAGCGTCACACCGGCCCCACCGTGGCCGTAGCAGTGCACCACCGGCGACCGGTCGGCGCGCCGCTCCACCTCGAGGCGGACGGCGGGCCGCGCCGGCCGCAGGCCGGTGCGATGCCCGACGACGCGCGCGCCCCGCAACTCGGGCACCAGCGCGCACGCACGCTCGAGGATCGTGCCGGCGACGGCGGTGTCGACGGCGAGGTCCCACTCGCCCTCGTCGTCGGTGCCGCCCACGACGATGTCGCGGCTGCGCGGGATGACGTACACCGGCGCGGCGCCGTCCAGCCACCACCGGTCCAGACCGACCTGCTCGACGTACACGACCTGTCCTCGGACGGGGAACACCGAGGAGTCCGAGACCGTCCGCCGGGCGCCCAGGCCGGTCGCGTTGACCACCGTCTCCGGGCCGTCGGGCAGCGCGGTGAGCTCCCGTCGGGTGAGGCTGCCGCCGAGCTCCCCCACCCGCGCGGCCAGCCACGGCAGGTAGACGGGCATCTCGATCACCGGGGCCACGAAGCTCCAGCCGTCCTCGTAGGGCGCCGGCGGCGATCCGGTGCGGGCCAACGACGGCACCGCTGAGCGCCACCACGGATCCGGTGACGGGATGCGCAGCACCTCGGTGCCGGCGAGCATCCGGACGCCGGTCGCGGGGTCGTCGGCCAGCGTCGCGAACGCGCCGTAGCCGGTGCGCGACCACCCGGTGACCAGCGCCTCGGGGTGGGCCCGGTACGGATACCAGAGCGCCGCGGCGACCGCGGAGGTGGTCTCCGTCGGCAGCTCCCGGGCCAGCACCCGGACCTCGTGGCCGGCCTCCAGCAGCCGCACCGCACACGACAGTCCGACCACACCCGCGCCCACCACGACCACCGCTGCCATCCGCCGAGTGTGCCGCACCCGGAGCGCGCAGCGTGTGCCGCACCCGGAGCGCGCAGCGTGTGCCGCACCCGGAGCTCAGCGTGTGCCGCACCCGCAGCGCGCAGTGCCCGACGGGCCCGCACCCGGAGCGCGCAGCGCCCGACTGGCACGCACCCGGAGCGCGCAGCGCCCGACGGGCCCGGACCCGGCCGGCGGCCCACCGACCGTCCGTGGTGACCGGTCGCGCACTACCCTGTCGGGGTGACTTTTCACCGCTTCGTGGCCCTGGGTGACTCCTTCACCGAAGGCGTCGGCGATCCCGACGACACGCGGCCGAACGGGGTGCGGGGCTGGGCCGACCGGGTCGCCGAGGTCCTGGCGGCGAGGCAGGACGACCTGACCTACGCCAACCTGGCCATCCGCGGCCGCAAGCTGGGCCAGATCATCGCCGAGCAGGTGGAGCCGGCGGTCGCGTTGGCGCCCGACCTCGTCACGCTCTACGCCGGCGTCAACGACGTCCTGCGTCCCCGGGTCGACATCGACGCTCTCGTCGCCCTCTACGCCGACGGCATCCGGCGGCTCGCCGCCACCGGTGCGCGTCTGGTCCTGTTCACCGCCTACGACACCGGCGGGCCGAGCGCGTCCGGGATCTTCGCCGCTCTCCGCGGCCGGTTCGCCATCTACAACGAGCTGGTGCGCGAGGTCGCCGACCGGCACGGTGCCACCCTCGTCGACTTCTGGCGGATGCGCGCGCTGGACGACCCGCGGATGTGGGACGTCGACCGTCTGCACCTGTCGCCGGCCGGTCATCAGCTGGTGGCCATCGCCGTCCTCGACGCGCTCGGCGTGGCGCACGACCTGCAGCCGCTGGAACTGGCTCCGGCGCCGGTGTTGTCGGCGCGTGACAAGCGGGCCGCCGACCTCGTCTGGGCCCGCCGCCATCTCGCCCCCTGGGTGAAGCGCCGACTCACCCGCTCCTCGTCCGGCGACACCCTGCAGCCACGCCGCCCGGTCCCGTCCCGGTTGCGGTGACCCCCGCCGACTCCGCTGCCGGCGTCAGCGGCTGACGCGCTCCAGCGTCTCCAGGATGTGCTCGTACGGGTGCCCGGTGGCCCGCGTCATCCCCAGCTCGCAGGTCCGGTTGCAGGACGCGTAGCCGTCGTACTCCCCCGCGGCGACCTCCGCACCCTGCGCCGCCGTGGCGGCGGCGGTCAGTTCGGGGTGCAGCAGTCCGCGGTCACCGGCGAAGCCGCAGCAACCCCAGGTCGCGGGCACGGTGACGTGCGCCGCCACCGCGGAGGCCACCGCCAGCAGCTCGCCGTTGAGCCCCATCCGGGTCGACGAGCAGGTCGGGTGCACCGCGAGAGAGTCCAGCGGGGCGCTGATCTCGAGCCGCGGCAGCACCTCGGCCTCGACGAACGCCACGCTGTCGACGAACATCAGCGGGCCGCCGCCGACCGAGTTCTCCAGCATCTGCCGCAGACCCTCGGTGCACGACGAGGCGTCGCAGACGATCGGGATCTCGCCGTCGTGACTGGCCCGTCGCAGCGCCGGCAGCACCTTCGCCGTCATCGCCTCGTACCCGCCGGTCATCCCCTTGGACTTCCACGGCGTCCCGCAGCACAGGCCGGGCAGGCCCTCGGGGTGGCGCAGCGTCAGACCGGCACGCTCGCAAAGGGTCTCGAAGGCCGACCGTACGCCCGGTGACCCGTCGGCGGGCCCGAACATCGTCCCCACACAGGCGGCGAAGTAGACCGCGTCGACGGTGTCCCGGTCCGACGCCGGCCGGCTCCCCCTCGCGGACACCGGTCGGGGCCGCGGCTCACCGCCGCCCGGGAGCTCCGGCGACCACAACGGGAGCACGTCATGATCGATCACGGTGCGGGCCAGGCGGTTGGGGCCGAGCACCAGGGGCGACGGCAGCGCGGCCGCCACGTCCAGCGCCTTCGACGCCGTGCGGGTCGCGCCGTTCCAGTGCCGGGCCGCGGAGGTCCAGCCGCTGCGGGCCACCCGGCCGGCGCCCTCGGCGCGCAGCCTCTTCATCAGGTCGCCGGTGTTGATCAACACCGGGCAGGCCGTCTGGCACATGCCGTCGACCGCGCAGGTGTCGACCGCGTCGTAGTCGTACTCCCGCTCCAGCTCGGCGAGCAGCGCGGTGTCGCCGAGCTCGCGGGCGCGCTGCATCTCGCGGCGCAGCACGATCCGCTGTCGCGGCGTGGTGGTGAGATCCCGGCTGGGGCAGACGGGTTCGCAGTAGCCGCACTCGACGCAGCGGTCCACCTCGGCCTCGACGGTGGGGGTGGTCTTGAGGTTCTTCAGGTGGGCGGACGCGTCGTCGGTGATGATGACACCCGGGTTGAGGACCCCGCGCGGGTCGCAGAGCCGCTTGATCTCACGCATCACCGCGTACAGCTCGTCGCCGTACTGGCGGCGCACGTAGGGCGCCATCACCCGCCCGGTGCCGTGTTCCGCCTTCAGCGATCCGCCCTGGTCGAGCACGAGATCGACCATGTCGTCGGTGAACGCGGCGAACCGGTCCAGCGAGGCTCCCGCGCCCAGCCGCTCGGTGAGCATGAAGTGGATGTTGCCGTCCTTGGCGTGCCCGAAGATGACGCTGTCGGTGTAGCCGTGCCGGTCGAACAGCCGGGTCAGCTCCTCGCAGGTGGGCAGCAACGCCGGCACCGGCACCGAGATGTCCTCGAGCATCGCGGTGGTCCCGGACGGCCGGGCCTCGGCCACCGTCGCGTACAGCCCCTTGCGGATGTGCCAGAGACCGGCCCGGGTGCGCGGGTCGGCCGACAACGCCGCCGGCCCGGCGAGCGGCAGCGACCGCAGGACCGTGGCCGCGGCCGCCGCCCGGGCCCGGACCTCGCCGACCGACTCCGCCTGGTACTCGACCAGCAGCGCCGCGTGCCGGTCGACGGCCAGCTCCCGCAGCACCGGATCCGCCTGCAGGTCCCGCTGGCCCACCCGCAGCGACGCCGCGTCCATCAACTCGATGGTGGCCGGCCCCGTCGACACCAGGGCCGGCAGCGCCGCGGTCGCGCGGCTGAGGTCGTCGAACACCAGCAGCCCGGTGACCGCCTCCGACAGCAGCGGCACGGTCCGGAAGACGACCGAGGCCACGAACGCCAGGGTGCCCTCGCTGCCGACGACGAGGTGGCTCAGGATGTCGACGGGGAGGTCGTGGTCGAGGAAGGCGTTCAGCCCGTATCCCATGGTGTTCTTCATCGAGAACTGGTGCCGCAGCAGCGCCACCGACGCCGCGTCGCCCCGGACCCGGTCGCGGAGCCGGTCCAGACCGGCGTGCAGCTCCGGTTCCAGGGCACGCAGCCGGTCGTCGGCGTCGGTGTCCGCGGTGTCCAGCACCGTGCCGCTGGGCAGCACCACCACCATCGACTCGACCGTGTTGTAGGTGTTCTGGACCGTTCCGCAGGCCATGCCGCTGGAGTTGTTGGCGACGACCCCGCCGATGGTGCAGGCGCTCTCGCTCGCGGGGTCGGGTCCGAGCTTGCGCCCGAGCCGGGACAGCCGCTGGTTGACCTGACGCACGGTGGCACCCGGTCCGACCCGCACCCGGGCGCCGCCGTCGAGCACCTCGATCCCCCGGAAGTGCCGCCGGGTGTCGGCCAGGATGCCGTTCCCGACGGCCTGTCCGGACAGGCTGGTGCCGCCCGACCGGAACGTCAGGGGCAGGCCCTGGGCGGCGCTGACCGCGAACAACCGGGCCACCGCGTCGGCGTCGGTGGGGGTGGCCACCGCGGCCGGGGTCAGCAGGAAGTGCGAGGCGTCGTGGGCCATCCCCAGCCGGTCGGTCGCGCGGGTGCGCACAGCGTCCGGTCCGACGGCGGCGCCCAGAGCCCGTACCACCGTGTCGCTCAGGCCCGCCATCGCGCCGCTCCCCACCTCGTCCGTCCGGTTCATTCTGCGGCAGCCCGGGCCCCGCCGGGCACCGACGTCGACTGTGGGGAGCGACCATCGCCGGCGCCGGGCCGGTCCTCCGGTCGGCGCCCGCGGCGGTGACGTCCCGCGGACCGCCGAATCCGGTGGACGCAGGTCCTATGCTCGTCCGGTGAGCATCCTGTCGCCGGTCCTGCCGCCTCCGCGCTCGTAGTAGCGCGTCCCGACGGCGACCCACCGGTGACGGTGGCCGCCGTCCGCTGACGTGCCCGCGCGGATCCCGGCCACCGTCGACCTCACCGAAAGCGCACGCATGTCCGACTCCCCCACCGTCCCCTCCGTCACGCCCGCCCCCGGCCGCCACCCCGCCCGCGCCCGGATCGGCCTGATCCAGATCACCGCCGCCGCCGTCCTCTGGGGCACCTCCGGCGTCATCGCGCAGCTCGTCCACCGTTCCACCGGCATGGGGGCGATGGACATCAGCTTCTGGCGGCTGGCGGTGTCCGCGGCGGCGATGCTGCTGATCGCCGTCCCGGGCTTCCGGCTCGTCGTCCGCGCCGCCCGCCGCGACCCGTGGGCGCTGACCCTCGCCGGAGTCGCCCTCGCCGCCTACCAGGGCCTCTACTTCCTGTCCGTCACCACGGCGGGCGTCAACATCGCCACCATGGTCAGCCTGGGGACCGCTCCGGTGGTGGCCGCGCTGTGGGAGGCGTTCCGCCGCCGCCGCGTCCCTGGCCTGCGTCCGACGGCCGTGATCGTCGTCGCGGTGATCGGTCTGGTGCTCGTCGCCGGCGGGCACGGCAGCGAGGCCGCGGGTCCGAACCCGACGCTGGGGGTTCTCGCCGCGCTCGGTTCGGGGGTCATCTACGGCGGCAGCGCGATCCTCGGGCGCCACCTCGCCCAGCACACCCCGGCCGTGGCCATGACCACCCTGACCTCAGTGGTGGGCGCCGCCGTCCTCGCCCCGTTCGCCGTGTTCAGCGGTCCGTACGTGGTGCCGGCGGACGCCCCGGTGTCCGTCGGGGTGGCCTGGGCGGGGATCGCCGCGATGGGCGTTCTGGCGACCGCGCTGGCCTACATCCTGTTCAACCGCGGGCTGCAGGCCACCGAGAGCAGTGTGGCGGCGGTGCTCACCCTGATCGAGCCGCTCACCGCGGCGGTGCTCGCGGTGACCGTGCTGTCCGAACCCACGGGACTCACCACGGTCGTCGGCGCCGCGCTGCTACTCGGCTCGGTGGCGGTGCTGTACCTGGCGCCCGGTCCGGCGGGAACCGTCGAACGGACGACGGCCGGTGGTGTCCCGGCGGGGACGGCACCGGCCCCGCCCACAGCCGGCTAGGGCACCCGCCCCTCGGCGCGGCTGCCCGCCACGCGGGTGCCCGGGGCGGCGGCGGGGTCGAGGATGTGCTCGGCGGGGTCCGGTCGGCGGCTCGCGGGTAGCCGCGCGGATCCCTCCGGCACCGCACCCGCCGGTACCACCGCGTCCGGTACCACCGCGTCCGGTACCACCGCGTCCGGCGCCGAGACGTCCGGCGCCGAGGCGTCCGAGGCGGCGGGCGCCACCGCTGCGGCCATCTCCTCGGCCGGGGCCGCCGACTCCGGTCGGTTCGGCTTCACCGTGAGGTGGAAATCGTCCTGGAAGTTCTCGGTGCCGAAGGCGACGGCCTGCTCGGTCGCCTCGGTGACCTTGCGGAACCGCTGGATCAGCGGATCGCTGTTGAGGTCCTTCATCAGGGCCACGCACATCACGATCATCACGACGACGAACGGCGCCGCCATGATGATGGTGATGTTCTGGATGCCGGACAGCGCGTCGCTGCCGCCGACGACGAGCATCAGCGCCGCGATGGCGCCCATCACGGTGCCCCAGAAGACGACGAGCCGCCGCGACGGGTGGATAGTGCCCCGCTGCGACAGGGTGCCCATCACGATGGACGCGGCGTCCGCGCCGGACACGAAGAAGATGGCCACCAGCACCATCGCGAGCACTCCGAGGATGCCGCCCAGCGGCAGCGTGGACAACAGCCCGAACAGCTGGCCCTCCACCGGCAGCGACGCCAGGCCGGCGCCGTTCTGCTCGGCGGTGATGGCGGCCCCACCGAAGACGGCGAACCACACCAGGCTGACCGAGCTCGGGATCAGGATGACCCCCGCCACGAAGCCACGGATGCTGCGACCGCGGCTGATCCGGGCGATGAACATCCCGACGAACGGGGTCCAGGAGATCCACCACGCCCAGTAGAAGATCGTCCAGCCCGACAGCCACTCCTCGGTGGCGCTGCCGCCGGTGGCCGCCGTCCGGGAGGCCATCGCGGCCAGGTCACCGAAGTAGTCGCCGATGGCGGTGGGGATCAGGTTCAGGATGACGATCGTCGGGCCGCCGATGAAGACCACGACGGCGAGCACCGCGGCCAGCACCATGTTGATGTTGGACAGCCACTGGATGCCCTTGGAGACACCGGACACCGCCGAGGCGATGAACGCCGTGGTGAGGATGGCGATGACGGCGACCAGCAGGGTGGTGCTGAACGAGTCGATGAAGCCCCCGGCGACGAGACCGCCGCCGATCTGCAGCGCGCCGAGGCCCAGGGAGGCGGCGGAACCGAACAGCGTCGCGAAGATGGCCAGGATGTCGATCGTCCGGCCGAAGGCGCCCTCGGTGCCGCGCCTGCCCAGCAGCGGGGCGAAGGTCGAGCTGATCAGCTGCCGGCGCCCGCGGCGGAAGGTGCCGTAGGCGATGGCCAGCCC is drawn from Nakamurella deserti and contains these coding sequences:
- a CDS encoding BCCT family transporter, which encodes MTTQDKNDAGHHLHLPHFPDTGVAAPFEPPSLAGDAGKRAPTDKIVFGVAAGLVVAFLAWGLLSSDNLSAVASSVLGGVIKGGGWGFVLAASAFVVFAIWLALSRYGRIPLGRDDERPEFKTVSWIAMMFSAGMGIGLMFYGVGEPLSHFASPPPGTVDVGTPAAFDTAMATTLFHWTLHPWAIYAVVGLAIAYGTFRRGRRQLISSTFAPLLGRRGTEGAFGRTIDILAIFATLFGSAASLGLGALQIGGGLVAGGFIDSFSTTLLVAVIAILTTAFIASAVSGVSKGIQWLSNINMVLAAVLAVVVFIGGPTIVILNLIPTAIGDYFGDLAAMASRTAATGGSATEEWLSGWTIFYWAWWISWTPFVGMFIARISRGRSIRGFVAGVILIPSSVSLVWFAVFGGAAITAEQNGAGLASLPVEGQLFGLLSTLPLGGILGVLAMVLVAIFFVSGADAASIVMGTLSQRGTIHPSRRLVVFWGTVMGAIAALMLVVGGSDALSGIQNITIIMAAPFVVVMIVMCVALMKDLNSDPLIQRFRKVTEATEQAVAFGTENFQDDFHLTVKPNRPESAAPAEEMAAAVAPAASDASAPDVSAPDAVVPDAVVPDAVVPAGAVPEGSARLPASRRPDPAEHILDPAAAPGTRVAGSRAEGRVP